A genomic region of Aspergillus oryzae RIB40 DNA, chromosome 1 contains the following coding sequences:
- a CDS encoding LEA domain protein (predicted protein): protein MSSPTVQRATGTPRKLRAESGSSAGNIAEQSPSKRTPQKLQVRSRKPIEEDVPEEPATPSPKPRKTVQGEQRDAPEETQSQASGSAGGLGGLAGGLTGQVKDTAGALTRRGEQTVANATGVDLSFLKGLEVSEWGQVLGDDGNPVGRIVEGEPQDLVGYAVGDNGEILDEDGDLIGRVEALPEAIQENTDQAKKAIGGLADLNGIPVSEGGFIKDEAGETVGKVVEGDAQDLVGYAPNEKGEILDDEGDLVGRVEPVSKAASATGSVADSQKSNSQGTKSVGKSASEEVTEEVDKDDSATKDIEDTAEEKVDDAEEQLPPLSTLEGLKCNKLGKIINPSTGKPVGELVEGDPKKLTRLGATLDDQGQFWDNRGNVIGRAQTIPHQDYSDEPPFAGLDGLHVVEDGWVEDSKGKRVGKIVEGEPKKVLGRPVDEDGEVTDQHGNVVAKAEYYEQPDEPEPEEPEVVDLSKLDGLTCNKLGYVMGPNGVPIARVVEGNPKELAGKEIDDGQIWDGRKPIGRVELIPENEREKKPEGPFAGLENLVVNKKGFVEDTDGNIVGKVTEGELKNLRGRTVDEDGDIIDKFGNVKGHAEPYEPPEEEVVEEDLSILEGKTVNKAGNVVDAQGNVYGRITSGDKRLAGRKVDGKGQIWGDDGKVIGKAELVPGAEQEKPEGPFFGFDDAEVGKDGVVTSGGKIIGRVIEGDAKRLQGRKVDEDGDILDKNGNTIGRAERWEPEEKQRSVNPMAGRKVTREGEVRDVDGNLIGKLTSGNLATLVGKEIDDNGFVVDNDGNKLGECTLIENIPEEKEEEVVEEEPGPSPEELEEQKKAEEDKQLAKKMSAIIGQTLDRVRPICKMITEHIERAERTPKEELDEEKLVKDVKPLLEEGGRILQECNGAIRALDPDGRIAATAKARAASHEASPEEYALADQIKEMTDTVVSCIENGKKKIADMPHAKKQLNPLWALLSEPLFQIIAAVGLLLTGVLGLVGRLLEGLGLGPLVNRLLGGLGLDKLLDSLGLSSITDALGITGKKK from the exons GCGTGATGCTCCCGAAGAGACACAGTCGCAGGCTTCCGGGTCTGCCGGGGGGCTGGGAGGACTGGCTGGTGGTCTGACCGGGCAGGTGAAGGATACTGCTGGGGCATTGACGAGGAGGGGTGAGCAGACCGTGGCGAACGCGACCGGGGTTGATTTGTCGTTCTTGAAGGGGCTTGAGGTTAGTGAATGGGGCCAGGTACTGGGTGATGATGGGAATCCTGTTGGTCGCATTGTGGAGGGCGAGCCACAGGATCTTGTTGGATATGCTGTTGGGGATAATGGTGAGATcctggatgaggatggcgaCTTGATTGGTCGTGTTGAGGCTCTGCCGGAGGCGATTCAGGAGAATACGGaccaggcgaagaaggctatCGGTGGTCTTGCTGACTTGAATGGTATTCCGGTGTCTGAGGGGGgtttcatcaaggatgaggctggagAGACGGTTGGTAAGGTCGTGGAAGGGGATGCTCAGGATCTCGTTGGGTACGCGCCCAATGAGAAAGGCGAGAtccttgacgatgaaggcGACCTTGTCGGACGGGTCGAGCCTGTGTCCAAGGCTGCAAGTGCTACTGGAAGTGTTGCAGATTCTCAAAAGTCGAATTCCCAGGGCACCAAGAGTGTTGGAAAGAGCGCCAGCGAGGAAGTAACAGAGGAGGTTGACAAGGATGATTCCGCCACGAAGGATATCGAAGACACGGCGGAAGAGAAAGTCGATGACGCCGAAGAGCAGCTGCCTCCCCTCTCCACACTCGAGGGTTTGAAATGCAACAAACTGGGCAAGATCATCAATCCATCGACTGGAAAGCCAGTCGGTGAACTGGTTGAGGGCGATCCGAAGAAGCTTACTCGGCTTGGTGCCACACTTGATGACCAGGGCCAGTTCTGGGATAACCGTGGAAATGTAATTGGGCGTGCCCAAACAATTCCCCACCAGGATTATAGTGATGAGCCTCCCTTCGCCGGCTTAGATGGCCTCCATGTCGTCGAGGACGGATGGGTTGAGGACAGCAAGGGCAAGCGTGTCGGCAAGATCGTTGAGGGTGAACCTAAGAAGGTCCTCGGTCGTCCtgttgatgaggatggagaggtCACTGACCAGCATGGCAATGTCGTCGCAAAGGCCGAATACTATGAGCAGCCCGACGAACCAGAGCCTGAGGAACCTGAGGTGGTCGACCTATCAAAACTGGACGGATTGACCTGCAACAAACTAGGATACGTTATGGGACCCAACGGAGTACCAATTGCACGTGTCGTGGAAGGAAACCCTAAGGAGCTCGCCGGTAAAGAAATCGATGATGGCCAGATCTGGGACGGTCGCAAACCCATTGGACGCGTTGAGCTTATCCCTGAGAATGAGCGTGAGAAGAAGCCTGAAGGCCCGTTCGCTGGCCTGGAGAACCTGGTTGTGAACAAGAAAGGATTCGTGGAGGACACGGATGGTAACATCGTCGGCAAGGTCACTGAAGGCGAATTGAAGAACCTGCGCGGGCGCactgtggatgaggatggagacATCATCGACAAGTTTGGTAATGTCAAGGGACATGCCGAGCCATACGAGCCTCCAGAAGAGGAGGTagtcgaagaagacttgTCAATCTTAGAAGGTAAAACCGTCAATAAGGCCGGCAATGTCGTGGACGCCCAAGGAAACGTCTATGGCCGAATCACCTCGGGTGACAAGCGACTTGCTGGACGGAAGGTTGATGGCAAAGGCCAAATCTGGGGTGACGATGGCAAGGTCATTGGTAAGGCCGAGCTTGTCCCTGGCGCTGAGCAAGAGAAGCCCGAAGGTCCCTTCTTCGGCTTTGATGACGCGGAAGTTGGGAAGGACGGTGTAGTCACTTCTGGTGGCAAGATTATTGGCCGTGTCATCGAAGGTGATGCCAAGCGACTCCAGGGACGCAAGGTCGACGAAGATGGAGATATCTTGGATAAGAATGGAAATACTATCGGCCGAGCAGAACGCTGGGAGCCGGAGGAGAAGCAACGAAGCGTCAACCCTATGGCTGGCCGCAAAGTTACCCGCGAGGGTGAAGTACGTGATGTTGATGGTAACCTTATCGGAAAGCTGACCTCCGGCAACTTGGCTACTCTCGTGGGCAAGGAGATCGATGACAATGGCTTTGTCGTTGACAATGATGGCAACAAGCTTGGCGAGTGTACCCTGATCGAGAATAtccccgaggagaaggaggaagaggtcgtcgaggaggagccagGCCCGTCGCCAGAAGAGCtcgaggagcagaagaaagctgaagaagataaacagctggccaagaagatgagcGCCATTATCGGACAAACCTTGGATCGTGTTCGACCGATCTGCAAGATGATTACCGAG CACATTGAGAGAGCCGAGCGTACCCcgaaagaggaattggatgaGGAAAAACTGGTAAAGGATGTCAAGCCACTGCTGGAAGAGGGAGGCCGAATCCTCCAAGAATGCAACGGCGCTATCCGAGCCCTTGATCCAGATGGTCGTATCGCAGCTACAGCAAAGGCTCGCGCTGCTTCACACGAAGCGTCTCCCGAAGAGTATGCTCTCGCCGACCAAATCAAGGAAATGACAGATACCGTCGTTAGTTGCATTGAGAacgggaaaaagaagattgCCGACATGCCTCATGCGAAGAAACAGCTCAACCCCCTCTGGGCCCTTCTCAGCGAGCCCTTGTTCCAGATCATTGCCGCTGTAGGCTTGCTGCTGACTGGCGTGCTTGGGCTTGTTGGTCGTCTACTTGAGGGTCTCGGCCTGGGACCTCTCGTGAATCGCTTGCTCGGCGGCTTGGGCCTTGACAAGTTGCTTGATAGTCTGGGCTTAAGTTCTATCACTGATGCCCTTGGCATAACTGGCAAGAAGAAATAG
- a CDS encoding WD40 repeat domain-containing protein (WD40 repeat) gives MVNSTGSKTGKQLRTLDGHSDSVVSVAFSPDSQLVVSGSDDNTIKLWDSNTGQQLRTMRGHSDWVQSVAFSPDGQLVASGSYDNTIMLWDTNTGQHLRTLKGHSSLVGAVAFSPDGHMIASGSYDKTVKLWNTKTGQQLRTLEGHSGIVRSVTFLPDSQTVASGSYDSTIKLWDTTTGLELRTIRGHSGPVRSVSFSPDSPMIASGSYDNTIKLWDTKTGQHLRTLGDHSSPVTFSPESQTIESNSLLSVENHWVTFASEKVLWLPFDYLPFSGSKAEGNTLALWYADGRVCVLEFRAPVA, from the exons ATGGTCAACAGCACAGGTAG CAAGACCGGCAAACAGCTACGCACGTTAGACGGTCATTCTGACTCAGTTGTGTCCGTAGCCTTCTCACCGGATAGCCAGTTAGTTGTCTCTGGCTCCGACGATAATACTATTAAGCTGTGGGACAGCAATACTGGTCAGCAGCTACGCACCATGAGAGGTCATTCTGACTGGGTTCAATCAGTGGCTTTCTCACCCGATGGTCAGCTAGTTGCGTCCGGCTCCTATGATAATACTATTATGCTCTGGGACACCAACACCGGTCAGCATCTGCGCACCCTGAAGGGCCATTCTAGCCTAGTTGGTGCggtggccttctcacccgatggccaTATGATAGCCTCTGGCTCCTATGATAAGACAGTAAAACTCTGGAATACCAAAACAGGTCAGCAACTGCGTACCCTGGAGGGCCATTCTGGGATAGTTCGATCGGTGACCTTCCTTCCAGACAGCCAGACAGTTGCCTCTGGCTCCTACGATAGCActatcaagctctgggaCACAACAACAGGCCTGGAACTGCGCACCATACGGGGTCATTCTGGTCCGGTTCGGTCGGTGTCCTTTTCACCGGATAGCCCAATGATTGCTTCCGGCTCCTACGACAACActatcaagctctgggataccAAAACCGGTCAACATCTGCGCACTCTGGGGGATCATTCTAGCCCGGTCACCTTTTCACCGGAAAGCCAGACGATAGAATCAAATTCCTTGCTATCCGTGGAGAATCACTGGGTGACCTTTGCATCTGAGAAGGTGCTATGGCTCCCTTTTGAttatcttccattttctgGTTCCAAGGCCGAAGGGAATACACTTGCCCTTTGGTATGCAGATGGACGAGTGTGTGTGTTGGAGTTTCGTGCACCTGTCGCGTAA
- a CDS encoding uncharacterized protein (predicted protein): MRQELKAWGRDVKSRLRHRPKTPQPSKTGIHADPTSLPSAAPAITQHSINQAQDLWQSAFDQLDRKEQQILSTLKYVPIQEGNGGEQNGNSPTEAIIEKVIQGTKQQYEGYQNGGIKIRRSTGEDIDLRKLSRNIIDAALSFKDIVSAVVAFDPSCYAASAWTVVSLGLTMTQNRLDLRDALFDSSEYLADTLARCAYVEKAIYRNDAGNRAEVGRALIGVYKVILQYAAEVLTAQQSSIGRWIQDTITGITKQRLGELQSSVKEQEQYLHQWVQMDQHLRHNEQAELLLSQCDRIIESVQALIQNFGLPIAEGASYDSYDNQHEDKCLPETRTELRHQITDWAGSPEGECIFWLNGMAGTGKSTIARTVAQSLREKGLLGASFFFKKVSVS, translated from the exons ATGCGTCAGGAGTTAAAAGCATGGGGAAGAGACGTGAAATCCCGTTTGCGCCACAGACCCAAAACACCCCAGCCTAGCAAAACAGGGATTCACGCTGACCCCACATCGTTGCCTTCTGCAGCACCCGCAATCACCCAGCATAGCATCAACCAAGCCCAGGATTTATGGCAATCTGCGTTTGATCAACTAGACAGAAAGGAACAGCAAATTTTGTCAACGTTGAAATACGTTCCTATCCAAGAAGGAAACGGCGGTGAACAGAATGGAAATTCCCCAACCGAGGCCATAATCGAGAAAGTCATTCAGGGGACCAAACAACAATATGAAGGATACCAAAACGGGGGCATAAAGATCCGGAGGTCAACCGgcgaagatattgatcttcGAAAGCTTTCCCGCAACATAATTGATGCAGCATTATCCTTCAAAGACATTGTTAGTGCCGTGGTGGCTTTTGATCCAAGTTGTTATGCAGCAAGCGCTTGGACAGTTGTCTCGCTTGGTTTGACG ATGACCCAAAATCGACTTGACCTGCGCGATGCCTTGTTTGACTCTTCAGAGTATCTGGCAGATACCCTTGCCCGGTGTGCTTATGTTGAGAAAGCAATATACCGGAATGACGCTGGAAACAGAGCCGAAGTAGGACGCGCACTTATTGGTGTCTATAAAGTCATACTCCAATACGCAGCAGAGGTATTAACTGCTCAACAATCCAGTATTGGGAGGTGGATACAGGACACTATCACTGGAATTACCAAGCAACGCCTCGGGGAGCTTCAATCCTCTGTtaaagaacaagagcaataTTTGCATCAATGGGTTCAAATGGACCAACACTTGCGTCATAATGAACAAGCGGAACTTCTCTTAAGTCAATGTGATAGAATTATAGAGTCTGTTCAAGCGCTTATCCAGAATTTCGGCCTTCCCATCGCAGAGGGAGCCAGTTATGACTCATATGATAATCAACATGAAGACAAATGTCTGCCCGAGACCCGGACTGAGCTTCGTCATCAGATCACAGATTGGGCCGGGTCGCCGGAGGGTGAATGCATATTTTGGTTAAACGGTATGGCAGGCACAGGCAAGTCCACTATTGCCCGTACGGTTGCACAGTCCTTGAGAGAAAAGGGGCTGCTAGGAGCAAGCTTCTTTTTTAAGAAGG TAAGCGTCAGTTAG
- a CDS encoding uncharacterized protein (oxoprolinase) produces the protein MLPPPDINISIDRGGTFCDVLVQVPEREELVFKLLSEDPQNYRDAPTEAIRRALEIIEGREIPIGEKLDGSRIASCRVGTTIATNALLEGKGRKFAFITTKGFRDICVIGDQSRPKLFALKVRKAEALHSKVVEINERVTIEDYDLNPFPLDKSREIRDPNLVRTVSGEIVRILKPIDLEEARQALENLRADGYTSVAIAFMHSYVYPNHEDQVAALAKEMGFDYVTTSHETSPVIKFEQRSSSVCSEAYLFPIVKDYVAAFESGFSTLPRKVEFMSSDGGLRQAVKFRGNEALLSGPAGGVVGIARTCFDNEEKTPVLGFDMGGTSTDVCRYDGKYDYLTETVVAGRKIITPMLNIATVAAGGGSMLFARHGLFAVGPESAGAHPGPACYRKGGPLTVTDANLFLGRLVPSSFPAIFGPGANMPLDYDITRTKFEEITREVNTQTSQNLIPEEVALGFLDIANETMSRPMRNATEVRGFAPSAHALASFGGAGGQHACAIADKLGIERIIIHKNSSILSAVGISQAELQLETSAPFAGTFSLEILPRLEAQIQTLKDKVQKELIVQGASAGDIEYEESLSMRYIGTDTNMTIVKPGDSDYGKSFVQTHLREFAFVLSRDIAVDSIKVRGVGRNHTSDTKVSPYVQVQKLKKRDQYIHSSSTQRVYIDNGWQNAPIYHLNSLSRPSKLHGPALIIDATQTIFVAPLFDAYILENHVILEKSRNQVPDASLGEDETINPIQLSIFSHRFMSIAEQMGNTLQRTSISTSIKERLDFSCAIFSREGRLVANAPHIPIHLGSMQYAIQYQHRLWDGKLKPGDVLLSNHPEAGGTHLPDLTVITPVFIQDGDCQTLAFYVAARGHHTDIGGRGITSMMPESKELWEEGINVRSMKIVDSGTFLEEDVRQAFLDAGNFPGCSPTRRLQDNISDIKAQISSNQRGIVLLQKLCREFTLPIVHKYMHAIQANAEVAVRKYLKGVAQTREMPLTATDYFDDGTMLKVSITIDDTGSAIFDWEGTGPQMWGNYNCPISITHSAIIYTIRCLIDEDIPLNDGCLAPITIKIPKGSILRPNANVAICGSTLASQRVIDTILRAFNCVAAFSGCANSFGWGMGGKNPHTGVIEPGWNYGETVGGGCGAGPSWDGEHAIQAHSTNTKITDPEVVEKRTPVIIRQHAIRHGSGGLGEYCGGNGAVREIEARVPLKFSILSDRRIYHPYGMNGGEPGDVGRNYVFKWNEDKTVLEKLSIGGKAALGLDAGEIMQINSPGGGGWGRIRPRQCQSGLEVGVDEPKP, from the exons ATGCTGCCACCACCTGACATTAATATCTCAATCG ACCGTGGAGGGACATTCTGCGATGTCCTCGTCCAAGTCCCCGAAAGGGAAGAACTTGTCTTCAAACTACTTTCCGAGGACCCGCAGAACTACCGAGATGCACCGACAGAGGCCATTCGCAGAGCCCTGGAGATTATCGAAGGCAGAGAAATCCCTATTGGAGAGAAGCTTGATGGCTCCAGAATTGCATCATGTCGCGTCGGTACGACGATCGCCACAAACGCTCTGTTAGAAGGGAAGGGCAGGAAATTCGCTttcatcaccaccaagggATTCCGAGATATTTGCGTTATAGGTGACCAGTCGCGACCAAAGCTGTTTGCGCTCAAGGTGCGCAAGGCCGAGGCATTGCACTCCAAGGTTGTCGAGATCAATGAGCGAGTCACCATTGAGGATTATGACCTTAACCCCTTTCCACTGGATAAGTCGAGGGAGATTAGAGACCCCAATCTTGTTCGCACAGTAAGCGGCGAGATTGTGCGTATTTTGAAGCCAATAGATCTAGAAGAGGCTCGACAAGCTCTTGAGAATCTCAGAGCAGATGGGTATACGTCTGTGGCTATCGCTTTTATGCACTCTTACGTTTATCCAAATCACGAAGATCAGGTAGCTGCGCTGGCAAAGGAAATGGGCTTTGACTATGTCACCACATCGCATGAAACTAGTCCTGTTATAAAGTTTGAGCAACGTAGTAGCTCAGTCTGCTCTGAAGCCTACCTGTTTCCAATCGTCAAAGATTACGTCGCGGCATTTGAATCTGGGTTCAGCACACTACCTCGAAAGGTTGAGTTCATGAGTTCTGATGGCGGTCTGCGACAGGCTGTGAAGTTCCGAGGCAATGAGGCCTTGTTGAGTGGACCTGCAGGAGGAGTGGTCGGTATCGCCCGGACGTGCTTTGACAACGAGGAAAAGACCCCTGTGCTTGGATTTGATATGGGCGGGACTAGTACGGATGTTTGTCGTTACGACGGCAAATATGACTATCTTACCGAGACAGTGGTGGCAGGCAGAAAGATCATTACCCCCATGCTCAATATAGCCACAGTTGCCGCGGGTGGTGGTTCAATGCTCTTTGCTCGTCATGGTCTCTTTGCGGTAGGCCCTGAAAGTGCAGGGGCACACCCAGGACCAGCTTGTTATCGCAAAGGGGGACCCTTGACTGTGACTGATGCCAATCTGTTCCTGGGACGCTTAGTCCCGTCCTCGTTCCCAGCGATATTTGGACCTGGAGCAAACATGCCCTTGGACTATGATATCACTCGAACGAAATTTGAAGAAATCACGCGTGAAGTCAATACGCAGACTTCGCAGAATCtcattccagaagaagtcgCTCTGggatttcttgatattgcGAACGAAACGATGAGCCGTCCTATGCGTAATGCCACCGAAGTTCGCGGATTTGCTCCAAGTGCTCATGCCCTTGCTAGCTTTGGTGGTGCCGGCGGACAGCACGCGtgtgccattgctgacaAGCTTGGGATTGAGAGGATAATCATCCATAAAAACTCCTCGATTCTGTCAGCAGTGGGCATCTCACAAGCCGAGCTACAACTTGAAACATCTGCGCCATTTGCAGGTACATTTTCATTGGAGATTCTTCCCCGTCTTGAAGCCCAGATACAGACGCTGAAGGATAAAGTGCAAAAGGAGCTGATAGTTCAGGGTGCTTCGGCAGGCGATATTGAATACGAAGAGTCACTCAGCATGAGATATATTGGTACAGACACCAATATGACCATAGTTAAGCCAGGCGATAGTGACTACGGAAAGAGCTTTGTGCAGACACATCTTCGTGAATTTGCCTTCGTCTTGAGTCGCGATATTGCAGTAGACTCCATCAAGGTACGGGGAGTCGGCCGCAATCATACCTCAGACACGAAAGTTTCGCCTTATGTGCAGGtgcagaagctcaagaagagAGATCAATACATACACTCGTCTAGTACACAGCGCGTCTATATTGACAATGGATGGCAGAATGCCCCAATCTACCACCTCAACAGTCTTTCACGTCCCAGCAAGCTGCATGGCCCTGCTCTCATCATCGATGCCACCCAGACTATATTTGTTGCACCATTATTTGATGCTTACATCCTAGAAAACCATGTGATTCTAGAAAAGTCGAGAAACCAGGTTCCCGATGCATctttgggagaggatgaaactATCAATCCGATCCAACTCTCTATTTTCTCGCATCGTTTCATGTCTATCGCGGAGCAAATGGGCAACACTCTACAACGAACCTCCATTTCAACCAGTATCAAGGAACGACTGGACTTCTCCTGTGCCATCTTTTCGCGAGAAGGTAGGCTAGTTGCTAATGCCCCACATATCCCAATTCACCTAGGTAGTATGCAATACGCCATACAATATCAGCACCGCCTTTGGGACGGGAAGCTGAAGCCCGGCGATGTACTTTTAAGCAATCACCCAGAAGCAGGAGGTACACATCTGCCTGATCTTACTGTGATTACTCCTGTCTTTATACAGGACGGGGACTGCCAAACCCTGGCCTTCTACGTCGCGGCTCGCGGACATCATACTGATATCGGTGGACGCGGGATCACCTCTATGATGCCTGAGTCGAAAGAGCTATGGGAAGAGGGCATTAACGTCCGGTCCATGAAGATCGTCGACAGTGGGACCTTCCTAGAGGAAGACGTGCGACAAGCATTTTTGGATGCAGGCAATTTTCCCGGTTGCAGTCCAACCCGTCGTTTGCAAGACAACATCTCTGACATAAAAGCACAAATCTCGTCTAATCAGCGGGGAATAGTTCTCCTGCAGAAGCTTTGTCGGGAGTTTACCTTACCCATTGTCCATAAATACATGCATGCGATTCAGGCCAACGCAGAGGTAGCGGTAAGGAAGTACTTGAAAGGAGTTGCTCAGACACGAGAAATGCCATTGACAGCGACGGATTATTTCGACGACGGCACAATGCTCAAAGTCTCGATCACCATCGATGATACAGGGAGTGCTATATTCGATTGGGAGGGTACTGGACCGCAGATGTGGGGAAATTATAACTGCCCAATCTCTATCACGCATTCTGCAATCATCTACACGATACGATGTTTAATTGACGAGGATATTCCCCTTAATGACGGCTGTCTCGCCCCCATCACTATCAAGATCCCAAAGGGGTCCATCCTACGGCCGAATGCCAACGTTGCCATCTGCGGTAGCACACTGGCCAGTCAAAGAGTGATAGATACGATTCTACGCGCATTCAACTGTGTCGCGGCCTTCTCCGGTTGCGCTAACAGCTTTGGTTGGGGTATGGGTGGAAAGAATCCTCATACTGGTGTTATCGAACCAGGATGGAACTACGGAGAAACCGTTGGAGGTGGATGTGGCGCTGGACCGAGTTGGGATGGTGAGCATGCCATCCAAGCACATTCTACCAACACCAAGATTACAGATCCAGAGGTCGTGGAGAAGAGGACGCCTGTGATTATTCGTCAACATGCTATCAGACATGGATCCGGTGGTTTAGGAGAGTATTGTGGTGGCAATGGTGCAGTCCGCGAAATTGAAGCTCGGGTACCCTTGAAATTCAGCATCTTAAGTGACCGCCGAATCTATCATCCCTACGGTATGAACGGAGGAGAGCCCGGGGATGTAGGCAGGAATTACGTTTTTAAATGGAACGAAGACAAGACTGTCCTTGAGAAGCTCTCCATTGGTGGTAAAGCTGCTCTAGGCTTGGATGCTGGGGAAATCATGCAGATAAATAGTCCAGGAGGTGGAGGTTGGGGAAGGATACGGCCACGTCAATGTCAATCAGGGCTAGAAGTGGGTGTGGATGAGCCCAAACCCTAA
- a CDS encoding fungal specific transcription factor domain-containing protein (predicted protein), translating to MAASSPEVLHARIQWLTQYIEDNIRGAALGQNMPPKQKEASQAVDEGAGERGSPRNPVQFQHNSQAQNTSSSLDNEPDNAEQKKGTSVMIWKGIDSKGPQSLACLNAYFHHVHRAYPFVDKTRIMQVQSANVNVVLIENDADSMMLYLIHAIGRTTLQRSGKLSPLTGEEVKLPYSIILRYCMENESIDSVQILLLLALYSLFDPHGPGPWTTVGILTRQAMAQGLTLQRTTNVDQTSPADEPSNRLFWSIYVLDRMVASSVGQPPGLFVPDAHIPLPAVTVTEFASAQRAEVSSMLLVTRHVIQLRRLESKITDAIFLRPRADVRSLTPSDRAAIISELHYAVDNWYSDGCLISRPEPSNVRIHDTMAWLNARYYQLLMLIYYPTPFNQPSHPGSHEHLLNVVQKYIHYSQALLELGQLPLNYITLTRFVPACLVLLYCFGHTTAMVFSAKQEIQSCIAILQSFSSGWEHARSLAKIMTDFASVISMYESRSASCLVTLQTTPVLRHAAKPSLYPRVLSLRAQLIEVGGRIMGKANCYQFI from the exons ATGGCTGCGTCGTCGCCAGAGGTCCTTCATGCTCGGATACAATGGCTCACGCAGTACATTGAGGACAACATACGTGGAGCGGCCTTGGGCCAGAATATGCCACCAAAACAGAAGGAAGCGTCACAAGCTGTCGACGAGGGTGCAGGGGAAAGGGGCTCTCCTAGAAATCCGGTCCAGTTTCAGCATAATAGTCAAGCTCAAAATACAAGCTCGTCCCTTGACAATGAGCCTGACAATgcagaacagaagaaggggacTTCAGTGATGATCTGGAAAGGGATAGACAGCAAAGGACCACAGTCGCTGGCATGTCTTAATGCTTATTTTCACCACGTTCACCGGGCATACCCATTCGTCGATAAAACACGAATTATGCAAGTTCAGAGTGCCAATGTGAACGTCGTGTTGATCGAGAATGATGCTGACTCCATG ATGTTATACCTTATCCACGCCATCGGGCGGACGACGCTTCAGCGATCAGGCAAACTTAGCCCCCTGACCGGGGAAGAGGTTAAACTACCGTACTCCATTATTCTCCGATATTGCATGGAGAATGAAAGCATTGATTCAGTACAGATTCTTCTACTACTGGCCTTGTATTCGCTGTTTGATCCTCACGGTCCTGGTCCATGGACAACTGTAGGAATCCTGACCCGGCAAGCCATGGCACAGGGTCTGACTTTACAGCGTACAACGAATGTAGATCAAACCTCGCCAGCAGACGAGCCGTCGAATCGACTCTTTTGGAGTATTTACGTACTGGATCGCATGGTCGCGTCCTCTGTCGGACAGCCTCCGGGGCTGTTTGTGCCGGACGCTCACATCCCATTGCCAGCTGTAACAGTTACTGAATTTGCTTCAGCACAGCGAGCAGAAGTTTCGAGTATGTTACTGGTAACACGACATGTCATCCAGCTGCGTCGTCTTGAGAGCAAAATCACGGATGCGATCTTTCTACGTCCTCGAGCAGATGTCCGTTCCTTGACCCCTTCCGATCGCGCCGCTATCATTAGCGAGCTTCATTACGCTGTGGATAACTGGTACAGTGATGGCTGTTTGATATCCCGCCCAGAACCAAGTAATGTGAGGATCCATGACACCATGGCCTGGCTTAACGCACGTTATTATCAACTACTGATGTTGATATACTATCCGACACCGTTCAATCAACCATCACATCCCGGATCTCATGAACACCTCCTCAACGTTGTTCAGAAATATATCCATTACAGTCAGGCATTATTGGAACTAGGGCAACTGCCGCTTAACTACATAACGTTGACCCGATTCGTCCCTGCATGTCTCGTCCTGCTTTACTGCTTTGGTCATACGACGGCCATGGTGTTTTCAGCCAAGCAAGAGATACAAAGCTGTATAGCAATACTtcagagcttctccagcGGGTGGGAGCATGCCAGATCCTTGGCAAAAATTATGACAGACTTTGCTTCTGTGATCTCTATGTACGAAAGCCGATCTGCCAGCTGTCTTGTGACATTACAAACAACACCCGTCTTGCGACATGCCGCAAAGCCATCACTTTACCCACGCGTGCTTTCACTTCGAGCGCAGTTGATTGAAGTAGGTGGACGCATCATGGGGAAGGCAAACTGCTATCAATTCATATAA